The Amaranthus tricolor cultivar Red isolate AtriRed21 chromosome 6, ASM2621246v1, whole genome shotgun sequence genome has a segment encoding these proteins:
- the LOC130814998 gene encoding phosphoribosylaminoimidazole carboxylase, chloroplastic isoform X1 — protein sequence MKAPAAIMYNISGEDEGEPGFFLAHELIRRALTVPGASVHWYDKSEMKRQRKMGHITIVGSSMGIVDRHLKCMLKEDKPEGAVSPKVGIIMGSDSDLPVMKDASRILNMFGVEHEVRVVSAHRTPEMMFSYAGSALERGIQVIIAGAGGAAHLPGMVAALTPVPVIGVPVRGSSLDGLDSLLSIVQMPRGVPVATVAINNATNAGLLAVRMLGVADSDLKSRMAQYLEGARDDVLVKADRLQKDGWEAYLNN from the exons ATGAAGGCACCAGCTGCTATCATGTATAATATATCAGGTGAAGATGAG GGGGAACCAGGTTTCTTTCTCGCTCATGAACTTATTAGACGGGCTCTTACTGTGCCAGGAGCATCTGTTCATTGGTATGACAAGTCAG AAATGAAAAGACAACGCAAGATGGGTCACATCACTATCGTTGGCTCTTCTATGGGCATCGTAGATAGACATTTAAAATGCATGCTAAAAGAAGACAAGCCCGAAG GTGCGGTCTCGCCCAAAGTTGGAATTATAATGGGATCGGATTCAGATCTTCCCGTCATGAAGGATGCTTCGCGAATCTTAAATATGTTTGGAGTTGAACATGAG GTGAGAGTTGTTTCTGCACATAGAACCCCGGAAATGATGTTTTCGTATGCTGGGTCTGCTTTGGAAAGAGGTATCCAAGTAATCATTGCTGGTGCTGGTGGCGCTGCACATTTGCCAG GAATGGTTGCGGCACTTACGCCTGTGCCTGTGATTGGTGTCCCAGTACGTGGTTCCTCATTAGATGGACTTGATTCCCTCTTATCAATTGTCCAG ATGCCTAGAGGGGTTCCTGTTGCAACTGTTGCAATAAACAATGCCACAAATGCTGGGCTCCTGGCAGTGAGGATGCTTGGGGTCGCTGATTCTGATTTAAAGTCTAG GATGGCCCAGTATCTTGAAGGTGCCAGAGATGATGTTCTTGTGAAGGCTGACAGGCTACAAAAGGATGGATGGGAAGCTTATTTGAACAATTGA
- the LOC130814998 gene encoding uncharacterized protein LOC130814998 isoform X2 — protein MKRQRKMGHITIVGSSMGIVDRHLKCMLKEDKPEGAVSPKVGIIMGSDSDLPVMKDASRILNMFGVEHEVRVVSAHRTPEMMFSYAGSALERGIQVIIAGAGGAAHLPGMVAALTPVPVIGVPVRGSSLDGLDSLLSIVQMPRGVPVATVAINNATNAGLLAVRMLGVADSDLKSRMAQYLEGARDDVLVKADRLQKDGWEAYLNN, from the exons ATGAAAAGACAACGCAAGATGGGTCACATCACTATCGTTGGCTCTTCTATGGGCATCGTAGATAGACATTTAAAATGCATGCTAAAAGAAGACAAGCCCGAAG GTGCGGTCTCGCCCAAAGTTGGAATTATAATGGGATCGGATTCAGATCTTCCCGTCATGAAGGATGCTTCGCGAATCTTAAATATGTTTGGAGTTGAACATGAG GTGAGAGTTGTTTCTGCACATAGAACCCCGGAAATGATGTTTTCGTATGCTGGGTCTGCTTTGGAAAGAGGTATCCAAGTAATCATTGCTGGTGCTGGTGGCGCTGCACATTTGCCAG GAATGGTTGCGGCACTTACGCCTGTGCCTGTGATTGGTGTCCCAGTACGTGGTTCCTCATTAGATGGACTTGATTCCCTCTTATCAATTGTCCAG ATGCCTAGAGGGGTTCCTGTTGCAACTGTTGCAATAAACAATGCCACAAATGCTGGGCTCCTGGCAGTGAGGATGCTTGGGGTCGCTGATTCTGATTTAAAGTCTAG GATGGCCCAGTATCTTGAAGGTGCCAGAGATGATGTTCTTGTGAAGGCTGACAGGCTACAAAAGGATGGATGGGAAGCTTATTTGAACAATTGA